A single genomic interval of Phaeodactylum tricornutum CCAP 1055/1 chromosome 5, whole genome shotgun sequence harbors:
- a CDS encoding predicted protein: MKTSSRVHIRNRVVVEPELHLHTVDITEAMRLRGDSGASRRATAPMTSDFDLAVMPREKIFSRSLHSWSAHHSLTTNNWIATIAPASSPSEPGSSNKARYVQIPFPSEREARRFCKAYSPPRLSTAALCQLCQLTPQAARHCRNCGVTVCDSCSTRWGIRMVPKTYNPQLLTTTVRVCKSCDWLSNAFCMALLQGRYEDVLTIVETGNVNLRTCFADIHQEAMFPVHCAILGGSLATLQWLVEMQGCPLSVKKDPKTNRALSLQTSASRTLLDLAMKGRPKIDILVYLIQNGLSISDVHDPSLAPKTLEVVLKAGFPIHSIDTLMPDMPVKTDESDKKFDVSRNKSLVYEESVATLEDACVLCCERSTDCVLIPCGHQICCTDCGHQLTSCPVCKINCSVLRVYRQ, encoded by the coding sequence ATGAAGACTTCGTCGCGTGTTCACATCCGAAATCGTGTGGTCGTCGAACCCGAACTTCATCTCCATACCGTCGACATCACCGAAGCCATGAGATTACGTGGGGATTCGGGGGCCTCACGTCGAGCAACAGCGCCAATGACTTCGGACTTTGATCTTGCCGTCATGCCGCGCGAGAAAATTTTTTCTCGATCTCTTCATTCATGGTCTGCACATCATTCTCTGACGACGAACAACTGGATTGCTACGATCGCTCCCGCGTCGAGCCCCTCCGAACCGGGCAGTAGCAACAAGGCCCGCTACGTAcaaattccttttccttcggAGCGGGAAGCTCGTAGGTTTTGCAAGGCGTACTCTCCCCCCAGGCTCAGTACCGCTGCTCTCTGTCAGCTTTGTCAGCTTACGCCGCAAGCCGCTCGTCACTGCCGAAATTGCGGGGTCACCGTCTGTGACAGCTGTTCCACGCGTTGGGGCATTCGGATGGTTCCCAAGACCTACAACCCACAGTTGCTAACTACTACTGTCCGAGTGTGCAAGTCCTGCGATTGGCTGTCCAATGCGTTCTGCATGGCGTTACTTCAAGGTCGTTACGAAGATGTCTTAACAATCGTCGAAACGGGCAACGTTAATCTCCGTACCTGCTTTGCGGACATTCATCAGGAAGCCATGTTTCCTGTCCACTGTGCCATTCTTGGGGGTTCGCTCGCCACGCTGCAGTGGTTGGTGGAGATGCAAGGATGTCCCTTGTCAGTCAAGAAGGATCCCAAAACGAATCGGGCCTTGTCGTTGCAAACATCCGCTTCCCGCACCTTGCTCGATCTTGCGATGAAAGGACGTCCCAAAATTGACATCCTAGTGTACCTCATACAAAACGGATTGAGCATTAGTGATGTACATGATCCATCGCTGGCCCCTAAAACCCTAGAAGTCGTTCTAAAAGCGGGCTTTCCCATTCACTCTATCGATACGCTCATGCCCGATATGCCTGTCAAAACCGACGAATCGGACAAAAAATTCGATGTCAGCCGCAACAAATCTTTGGTGTACGAGGAATCCGTTGCGACACTTGAAGACGCTTGCGTCTTGTGCTGCGAACGCTCTACGGATTGTGTGCTTATCCCTTGTGGACATCAGATTTGTTGTACCGATTGCGGTCACCAACTCACTTCTTGTCCGGTGTGCAAGATAAATTGCAGCGTACTGCGAGTCTATCGTCAGTAG
- a CDS encoding predicted protein: MEGTDTSFRDDTSAQTGNGSAFPLPLPPPRQTAEPSTRNSSVGEEDSSRPDWLRDSPEQLPLGSETVQREASNASGRSAGSTGNQIVQRTSSQLQVLSSSIARGTNKAFEALFGDAKPPFVSRRRLADGEAARYIVSRTLLPASVIFSQPTKMTNQKALDSNDVMEASKSLRAFSLPSERQAKCLAQAWTPPRMEPFANHPLFRLALLDGDQDKAVALYATGNINIVCPFGNVKGELFYPVHACVLGESLSILRWLVDENCCPIKSVRVNGRTKDGICNYTAIVTSKGRSLLGIAMENNLIPIVRYLVVEKGLSLAEEKSLTRETLVQNLQLALRAIPNATTSTEAIEMDVSEALYHDATVNDSAEADLGDTTSPLSSEYQNVVPVPIPDREQGSERDLPGGRTLSEEARNFGAISRPGRGSFSYDGRQDENEFAWLPLAVIKSVVWTAASTCPVVQFAPCRPPSCEYLKYEKKKLRPKIFMVVYELVFWSSSK, encoded by the exons ATGGAAGGCACAGATACTTCCTTTAGAGATGATACATCGGCACAGACGGGGAATGGGTCCGCGTTCCCGTTGCCTCTCCCACCTCCTAGACAAACTGCTGAACCCAGTACCAGAAATTCTTCTGTTGGGGAAGAAGACAGCTCACGTCCTGATTGGCTTCGAGATTCTCCTGAGCAGCTTCCTTTGGGGAGCGAAACGGTACAAAGAGAAGCTTCGAACGCCAGTGGCAGAAGTGCCGGCAGTACAGGGAATCAGATAGTCCAGAGGACGTCCTCACAACTACAAGTG CTTTCCAGCAGCATAGCTCGCGGTACTAACAAGGCCTTTGAGGCCTTGTTCGGTGATGCAAAACCTCCGTTTGTCAGTCGAAGGCGTCTTGCTGATGGGGAAGCTGCGAGGTACATCGTTTCCCGGACACTTCTTCCCGCTTCCGTTATCTTCAGCCAGCCCACAAAAATG ACGAATCAAAAGGCTCTGGATAGTAACGATGTCATGGAGGCGTCTAAATCTTTGCGGGCTTTTAGTTTGCCGTCCGAACGCCAGGCAAAATGTTTGGCCCAAGCTTGGACGCCTCCGCGGATGGAGCCGTTCGCCAACCACCCACT CTttcgtcttgctcttttggATGGTGACCAGGACAAGGCAGTTGCTCTTTACGCTACTGGGAACATCAACATCGTGTGCCCTTTTGGAAAC GTCAAAGGAGAGTTGTTCTACCCTGTTCACGCATGCGTTCTCGGTGAGTCACTTTCGATCTTGCGATGGTTAGTCGACGAGAATTGCTGCCCCATAAAATCCGTTCGagtcaatggaaggacgaAGGATGGAATCTGTAACTATACGGCAATTGTGACATCAAAGGGCCGGTCGTTGCTGGGAAtcgcaatggaaaacaactTGATACCAATCGTTCGATATCTGGTTGTAGAGAAGGGCCTCTCTTTGGCAGAGGAGAAGTCCCTAACCCGCGAAACGCTTGTCCAAAACCTTCAGCTTGCTCTAAGGGCCATACCAAACGCCACAACATCAACCGAGGCCATCGAAATGGATGTGTCGGAAGCATTGTATCACGACGCCACAGTCAATGACAGCGCCGAGGCGGATTTGGGGGACACGACGAGCCCGCTTTCTTCAGAGTATCAAAACGTTGTACCAGTGCCTATTCCTGACCGCGAACAGGGTAGCGAGAGAGATTTGCCAGGTGGGCGTACTCTAAGTGAAGAAGCTCGCAATTTCGGAGCAATTAGCCGACCCGGTAGAGGTTCTTTTTCGTACGATGGTCGGCAGGATGAAAATGAAT TTGCGTGGCTACCCCTTGCGGTCATCAAGTCTGTTGTCTGGACTGCAGCGAGCACTTGTCCCGTTGTCCAGTTTGCGCCATGCCGACCTCCTTCATGCGAGTATTTAAAGtatgaaaagaagaaattaAGACCGAAG ATTTTTATGGTAGTGTATGAGCTTGTCTTTTGGTCTAGTAGTAAGTAG
- a CDS encoding predicted protein, whose protein sequence is MTESTRRSSRRREKTVYSVGDLVEVTRDESIATGRLASKQTDTAKPRWLVKFDESSWPSMELLETELGPILDRSDDNASQKEKQVRQKSSYELGTTLGGRGSPSKRSSSPMVSGKSENGKASPISTNSSDSKKKVEFIALQEESDMSGSKQRPGSLSREERSKRRQAMIEQDKLNWSKPVMSRPPKKKKAQRDEEVVRVPMLTGTLLLYRGAHRRAEFVLTDSDINPPARRVAFTSFGENSGGVAVIVPSVLNFAHMNLQNKDEHGDWVAFRDTPASFEARSLKEKRSVLNVASKNISRRNSGTGSWMGKPINADASWVPVASPAPGTYSPRPSGPQGSRILLREFVGNRKKERSDILTPSQPFMCRSSATQSSSLQACKSDILSGKKLKKGRSGSSPVPRIVIPLKPDPSILRTRTRSTTGTDSGSITFSKRRDPKIGRDISFGTVHLSDSSSVSIRSEKSGLFEKVFGFPGGQALQKPQVKHSISTRPRILLAATVYHNTATGLWITTINTNQRGVSKNPAQANKFLKAFSFPTEKEARESAIANAPPKMVSFQESAKCFHCRKLFAVFKRACHCRNCGVCICASCSISWPAKMLPETYNLKNEASLKVCTSCDTLSSLFKKALLEAKYEEAIAIYETGNVNLRTPFPPANKKDEVLYPIHAAIEGGNLKLARWLVEDRFCPLKQIRAGRSKSDKNALIQTSKGRTVLSIAMEFLRIGILRFLVVERGISVFEATDTRSALRTIEAALVALPCSSEGDGIREDGASIARWDQAYFDDMSEPSSLGDDDNVTIVSRSVRTRTNTGDCCIICMDHKINCVATPCGHQCEPFGMPSLQ, encoded by the exons ATGACGGAATCGACACGCCGCTCTTCTCGCCGCCGCGAGAAAACTGTGTACAGCGTCGGAGATCTTGTCGAG GTGACCCGCGACGAGTCAATTGCTACGGGTAGACTTGCATCGAAACAGACCGACACTGCTAAACCCCGTTGGCTTGTAAAGTTTGACGAATCTTCATGGCCAAGCATGGAGCTATTGGAGACTGAACTTGGGCCTATTCTTGATAGAAGCGACGACAACGCgtctcaaaaagaaaagcaagtaAGGCAAAAATCATCGTACGAGTTAGGAACCACTTTGGGTGGGCGCGGCTCCCCAAGTAAGCGATCTTCCTCGCCGATGGTATCAGGCAAGAGCGAAAACGGAAAGGCGTCCCCGATATCTACGAACAGTTCAGAttccaagaagaaagtaGAGTTCATCGCTCTTCAGGAAGAGTCTGACATGTCTGGGTCCAAGCAGAGACCCGGTTCTTTATCCAGGGAGGAGCGAAGCAAACGTCGTCAGGCCATGATTGAGCAGGACAAACTGAATTGGTCGAAGCCAGTTATGTCGCGACCcccgaaaaagaaaaaggcgcaGCGCGATGAAGAAGTTGTTCGGGTACCAATGCTTACGGGTACACTTTTGCTATATCGCGGTGCTCATCGCCGGGCCGAATTTGTGC TTACAGATAGTGATATCAACCCACCTGCGAGGCGAGTCGCTTTCACCAGTTTTGGCGAAAATAGCGGCGGAGTGGCAGTGATTGTGCCGTCTGTTTTAAATTTCGCCCACATGAATCTACAGAA CAAGGACGAACACGGAGACTGGGTGGCATTCCGTGACACGCCAGCTTCTTTCGAAGCCAGGAGTTTAAAGGAAAAGAGAAGTGTACTCAATGTTGCTTCCAAAAATATCTCGCGCAGAAACTCCGGTACAGGTTCTTGGATGGGAAAACCCATAAATGCTGATGCATCGTGGGTCCCGGTGGCCTCCCCAGCACCAGGAACGTATTCGCCTCGTCCGTCCGGTCCACAAGGTTCTCGCATATTGCTTAGAGAGTTCGTGGGGAATCGCAAGAAAGAGCGGTCTGATATTTTGACCCCATCTCAACCATTTATGTGTCGAAGCAGCGCAACACAGTCATCCAGCTTACAAGCTTGCAAGAGTGACATCTTGTCAGGAAAGAAACTCAAGAAAGGTAGATCGGGCTCGTCCCCAGTGCCTCGTATTGTAATCCCTCTGAAGCCGGACCCTTCGATACTTCGTACCCGTACACGTAGTACCACA GGGACCGACAGTGGTTCCATCACCTTCAGCAAG AGACGGGACCCTAAGATCGGACGAGATATCAGCTTTGGAACGGTGCATTTATCTGACTCATCATCGGTATCAATCAGAAGTGAAAAGAGTGGACTGTTCGAGAAAGTTTTTGGCTTCCCAGGCGGACAAGCTTTGCAGAAACCTCAAGTAAAGCACTCCATTTCGACACGACCCCGTATTCTTCTAGCTGCAACAGTGTACCACAATACAGCGACTGGTCTATGGATCACAACAATCAATACAAATCAACGAGGAGTATCAAAAAATCCTGCACAAGCGAATAAATTTCTAAAAGCATTCTCGTTTCCTacagaaaaggaagctcGAGAGTCAGCTATCGCAAACGCCCCACCGAAAATGGTCTCCTTTCAAGAGTCAGCTAAATGCTTCCATTGCAGGAAACTTTTCGCAGTTTTCAAGCGCGCCTGTCATTGTCGAAACTGCGGTGTGTGTATTTGTGCCAGCTGCTCAATATCTTGGCCTGCTAAGATGCTTCCAGAAACATACAACCTGAAAAATGAAGCTTCCTTGAAAGTTTGTACAAGTTGTGATACTCTTAGTTCTCTCTTCAAAAAAGCGCTCTTGGAAGCGAAATATGAAGAAGCGATAGCAATATATGAGACTGGTAACGTCAACCTGCGTACTCCTTTTCCTCCTGCTaacaaaaaggatgaagTTCTTTATCCCATCCATGCTGCTATTGAGGGCGGCAACCTTAAGCTTGCGCGTTGGCTTGTCGAAGACCGCTTCTGCCCTCTAAAGCAAATCAGAGCCGGGCGATCGAAGTCAGATAAAAACGCACTTATTCAGACGTCGAAAGGGCGAACTGTCTTGAGTATTGCTATGGAGTTCCTTCGCATCGGTATTCTACgatttttggttgttgaAAGAGGAATTTCCGTATTCGAAGCTACGGATACAAGAAGCGCCCTTCGGACTATTGAGGCGGCCTTGGTTGCTCTGCCCTGCTCTTCAGAAGGAGATGGAATTCGAGAAGACGGGGCTTCCATAGCGCGGTGGGACCAAGCCTACTTCGACGATATGTCGGAACCGAGTAGCCTCGGAGACGATGATAATGTCACAATTGTAAGCCGATCGGTTCGAACAAGAACGAACACGGGCGACTGTTGCATAATTTGCATGGATCACAAAATTAATTGTGTTGCGACTCCCTGCGGACATCAG TGCGAGCCTTTCGGCATGCCCAGTTTGCAATAA